One Urechidicola croceus genomic window, ATTTATACCTCCAACAGTTCCAACACGTTTTTTAAATACACTTTTTAAATTTATATCTGAAAATAATTTATAATCTCCATTCCATGAATAATGATTTTGAATGAAATAGTATGCTTTTTTTGCTTTTTCAAGATCATTACTCTCTTCTTTAATTTCATTTGGAATGATATTTTCAAAAAAGGATATTCTTTCTAATTGTCCACCAATGTTATCATCTATTTTAAATTCTTCATCAACTGTTTCCCAAGTTTTAGTGTATTTTTTACTATTAATAAAATCGAAACTTCTATATTCTGAAAGTTCGAAAGCAATTCGAGAAATGAAATTTTCTCTTGAAGTCATGAAGTCTTCTTCAATAAATATAGGGACATTTATCATTTCATATGTTAGTATTTCGCAATCTGATGAGCCAATTCCAGAAATTCTAAAACATTTTTTTTTAATCTCTGCCTTATTTTTTGATAGTTTCAAATAACCTTTTAAGTGTCTATTGTAATAAAAATTACCAGCAATTTTTGCTTTAAATACACTCTTTATTTTTGGAATTGATGATTGAAAATACCAGCCTTTAAAATTATATATAAAAGGGGATTCAGTGGTATATTCAAATTCAATGATACTTCCTGCTTTAATATTTGGCATTGTAAATTTAACTTCACTCCAACGATCTGATATCCTAGTTGTATATATGTTTTTATGATCTAATGGTGTTATATCATCATTATTAATAGTCGTAGCTTTTATTTTTTTTAATTTTTCTTTTTTGTTGTCATTATGATATAGTGGAATAGTGATGGTTGCATGATTATTTCCATCCTTATTAAAAATTTTAATCTTTTTATAAATTGTAGTTTTTAATTTATATCCTCCGCCTTTATAAATAAATTTTGTAAAACCTTGTTCATAGAGAACTACTGCATTAGCAGTTGAATCTTTATCATAAAACTTCATAGATTTTTCTTCTGGAGTAACTAATCCGAATTTATAATCTGTTTCTTGTTTTTGACTAAATATTTGTAATGCTATTAAAAGGAGTAGGGGTATTAAAATCTTTTTCATAGAGTTTTATTAGAATCGAATTATTTTTTCGACTTTATGTTTGAGTAAATGGTTTTTAATGATGAATCTGTTATGTGAGTTGTTTCCTAAGGTTGATACTAATGATTTTAAAATTTCTAAGTTATTTATTTGATATTCTAAATCTACATAGCAATAGCCTAAAAGTTTATTATCTTCAATTAAAATAACTGACTTTTCATTGATATTTCTACCTTTATCAATCAATAAGAGATTGTTATTGCTAAATTTAATTTTAGCCACCTTTTTTGGATAGTAATAATTGAATTTTGGTTTATTTAATAAGACTTCATTATGGTATTTCAAATTACTTATTAGTTCGTTACCTGTATTTTCGTAACTCACATTATTAAGTATTTCATGAAGTAATTTTACTTTTTTAGAAGTTTTTAAAAATAATTTATTTACACTTTTTTTAATATCATTTCCTTTACCAATGTAGAGAATATTTCCTTTATCATCATGAACATAATACAAACCAAGGCTTGATGGTAGTGAATCTAAAATCAATTGAAATTTTGGTGCCAATTCACGATCAATACCATTTTTAATATTACTTTTTATGATAATTTTTTTTGAGTCTTTATCAATTAACATCTTAAAAAGTTTGACTGTAGCAAGAGCATCACCTTCTGCACGATGTCGATTGGATACAGGAATGCATAAGGTTTTACATAATTTACCTAAACTATAAGATTTTAAATCAGGTATTAATTCCTTAGTCAATTCAACAGTACAAAGTGTTTTTCTTTCAAAATCATAACCAAGTCTTCGAAATTCTGTGCGAAGTATTCTATAGTCAAAAGTTGCATTATGAGCGACAATTATAGAGTCAGTTGTTAGTTCAATTATTCGCTTAGCAATGTCATAAAACTTTGGTGCACTTTTGAGCATTGTAGCATTTATACCAGTAAGTCTTTCAACAAAAGGTTGAATATCTCTTTCTGGATTAACCAAAGTAATTAACTGATCAACTATTTTATGACCGTCATATTTGTAGATAGCAATCTCAGTAATTCCTTCTTCGTTATACTTTCCGCCTGTAGTTTCTATGTCTAAAATTGCGTACAATTTCTCTTTCTAGTGTTTTTTTTATAAAATGTTATTGGGATAATAATTTAGGGATGGTAGCAATTGATTATTGTAATGTACTGTAAAAATAATAAAATTATTTGTATTATCGAGTACCAAATATTGCACTACCAACTCTTATCATATTACTACCTTCATTTATTGCAGTAGTATAATCTCCACTCATGCCCATTGATAGAACCTTTATATTTGAATTATTTGATTTAATATGGTCAAAAAATGTTTTGAGTGATTTAAACTCTTTTGTTATTTGGTTAATATCGGATGTAAAACTTGCCATTCCCATAAATCCAATAACATTGATGTTTTTTAACTGATTATATTCTTCTGAAGTTATAATTTCTTCAACTTCTTTCTGAATTAGACCAAATTTTGTTTCTTCAGTTGCAATTTTAACTTGTAATAGGCAGTTAATAATTCGGTTATGCTTTTTTGCTTGCTTATTAATTTCTTTTAAAGTTTTAAAACTATCAACTCCATGAATTAGATCTACAAAATGAGCCATATATTTGACTTTATTACTTTGTAAATGTCCTATCATATGCCATTGAATATCTTTAGGTAATTGATGGTGTTTTTCAACCATTTCTTGTATTTTATTCTCTCCAAAAATCCGTTGACCAGCATTGTAAGCATCTAAAATATCTGAAACCGGTTTTGTTTTAGAAACTGCAACAAGCGATACATTTTCTGGTAAGTTTAATTTTATTTTTTGCAAGTTCTCAGCAATATTCATATTTAAAATTAATTAAAATTCATATAAAGTTAAGGCGCTTCTTAGTTTAGGTTCAATATACGTACTTTTTGGCGGCATTTTTAAATTGGCATCGGCTATTGTTTTCAATTGATTTACTGATGCTGGAAACAAGCCAAATGATACTTTAAACTTACCAGAGTCAACTTCTGATTTAAGTTTGTTATCTAAATTAATAGCAGGTTTATATTCAATTTTATTACTGTTTTTTAAGTTTTTAATACCTAAAATTGGTTTTAAAACTGTATCAAATAATAATTGAGCATCTAAGTCACTTAATGGATTTTCAATTTTATACGTACTTTTCTTTAGATATAAAGAATAATAGTCTCCATCTAAATACATACTAAAATGATGTTTTTTAGAAGGTGTGTATACCCTTTGACCAAGATTTTTTATTTTGAAGGTTTTATTTAGTTTATCTAAAAACTCATCTTTAGAGAGCCCATTTAAATCTTTTATAAATCGATTGAAAGATGATATTTTAAGACTAGATTCGGGAATTAAATAACTCATAAAAAAATTATAATCTTCCAATCCAGTATGATTTGGATTGAGTGATTTTAACTCTTGGCTAAGTAAAAATGAAGATGCAGACCTATGATGACCATCAGCAATATATATAGACTTCATTTTTTGAAATTCTTTTTTAATTACATCAATATCATCTTTATTTGTAATTAACCATAAAAAATTCGAATTATTTTGGCTTGAATTAAAAGAATATTCAGGTTCGGTTTTTTGATACACATTCATTATTTGTGAAATAGCATCATTATCAGGGTAGGTAAGTAGTACTGGTTCAGCATTAAACCCAACTGATTTTAAATAATTTTTGAATAGATTTTTTCTACTTTTTATAGTGTTTTCGTGCTTTTTGATTACATCATTTTTATAGTCGTCTGTTGATGTAGCAGCAATAATTCCACAGTAGGTAATTCCGTTTTTTATTTTTTTATAGATATAGAAACAAGAAATTTCTTCTCGAAGAAATATTTTTTGTTCTTTAAACTTTAAATAATTACCCTTAACCTCATTAAATCTTTGTTCAGCAGTTAAATCACCATCAATATCTCTAAATGTGGGTTTTATTATATTGAGAAAGGAATATGGGTTGGTAGCCAAAATTTCATCTACTTCTTCATTAGTATAAAAATCAAAAGAGCGGGACGAAACTAATGAGACAATGTCTTTATTAGCACGTACCGCTCTAAATGGTTTTATGTTTGCCAAAATTTATTTTAAAATTGAAATAATTTGATCAGCTAATTCTGATCCAATTCTATCTTGTGCTTCGGCAGTTGCTGCTCCAATATGCGGAGACAATGATAAAGAAGGATTCATTAATAATTGTATTTCTGGTGTTGGTTCATTTTCAAAAACGTCTAATGCTGCTTTTGAAACTTTACCATTGTTAATTGCTTCAACAAGTGCTACTTCATCAACAACTCCGCCACGTGCGGCATTTACTAAAATTGCACCATCTTTCATTAAATCAAATTCAGGTTTTCCAATTACATATTCTTTTTGAGCAGGAACGTGTAGTGTAATAAAATCAGCTTGTTTTAAAACTTCTTCTTTTGAAATAGTTTCAATTTCAAAATTTACAGTTTGACCATCAAAAAATTCTAATTCAAGATTTACACTGTCCATAAAAGGGTCAAAAGCAACAACTTTCATACCAGCACCTAAAGCAACTTTTGCTGTAGCTTGACCAATACGTCCAATACCTAAAACCCCAAGAGTTTTACCTTTTAACTCAACACCTTTAGCATATGCTTTTTTCAATCCTTTGAAGTTTGAATCACCTTCAAGTGGCATATCTCTATTTGCATTGTTTA contains:
- a CDS encoding DUF3857 domain-containing protein, whose protein sequence is MKKILIPLLLLIALQIFSQKQETDYKFGLVTPEEKSMKFYDKDSTANAVVLYEQGFTKFIYKGGGYKLKTTIYKKIKIFNKDGNNHATITIPLYHNDNKKEKLKKIKATTINNDDITPLDHKNIYTTRISDRWSEVKFTMPNIKAGSIIEFEYTTESPFIYNFKGWYFQSSIPKIKSVFKAKIAGNFYYNRHLKGYLKLSKNKAEIKKKCFRISGIGSSDCEILTYEMINVPIFIEEDFMTSRENFISRIAFELSEYRSFDFINSKKYTKTWETVDEEFKIDDNIGGQLERISFFENIIPNEIKEESNDLEKAKKAYYFIQNHYSWNGDYKLFSDINLKSVFKKRVGTVGGINISLINSLNAIDIDAKLVLLSTRNNGTPTKTHPIISEFNYIVAKVVIDGITYFLDATDKSLPFGVLPYRCLNKDARVMDFKNGSYWEEIIPINDSKKEVVMILELNPEGNFEGNIRVTNTGYNAINTREKLQDLSEEKYLTNFEDASEGLEIKSYINKYLEEIEVPLIEEFKITFENDLSVGDKIYLNPFFIDKIEENPFKLDSREYPVDFGYSRKVDFLLTLYLPENYEIESIPQNKTVTLPNNGGDYNYTIVYINNKIEITFNYSLNKYYFYNNEYENLKELFKQMIISQTEPIILKNKL
- a CDS encoding exonuclease domain-containing protein; amino-acid sequence: MYAILDIETTGGKYNEEGITEIAIYKYDGHKIVDQLITLVNPERDIQPFVERLTGINATMLKSAPKFYDIAKRIIELTTDSIIVAHNATFDYRILRTEFRRLGYDFERKTLCTVELTKELIPDLKSYSLGKLCKTLCIPVSNRHRAEGDALATVKLFKMLIDKDSKKIIIKSNIKNGIDRELAPKFQLILDSLPSSLGLYYVHDDKGNILYIGKGNDIKKSVNKLFLKTSKKVKLLHEILNNVSYENTGNELISNLKYHNEVLLNKPKFNYYYPKKVAKIKFSNNNLLLIDKGRNINEKSVILIEDNKLLGYCYVDLEYQINNLEILKSLVSTLGNNSHNRFIIKNHLLKHKVEKIIRF
- a CDS encoding YggS family pyridoxal phosphate-dependent enzyme, coding for MNIAENLQKIKLNLPENVSLVAVSKTKPVSDILDAYNAGQRIFGENKIQEMVEKHHQLPKDIQWHMIGHLQSNKVKYMAHFVDLIHGVDSFKTLKEINKQAKKHNRIINCLLQVKIATEETKFGLIQKEVEEIITSEEYNQLKNINVIGFMGMASFTSDINQITKEFKSLKTFFDHIKSNNSNIKVLSMGMSGDYTTAINEGSNMIRVGSAIFGTR
- a CDS encoding DUF1015 domain-containing protein, with protein sequence MANIKPFRAVRANKDIVSLVSSRSFDFYTNEEVDEILATNPYSFLNIIKPTFRDIDGDLTAEQRFNEVKGNYLKFKEQKIFLREEISCFYIYKKIKNGITYCGIIAATSTDDYKNDVIKKHENTIKSRKNLFKNYLKSVGFNAEPVLLTYPDNDAISQIMNVYQKTEPEYSFNSSQNNSNFLWLITNKDDIDVIKKEFQKMKSIYIADGHHRSASSFLLSQELKSLNPNHTGLEDYNFFMSYLIPESSLKISSFNRFIKDLNGLSKDEFLDKLNKTFKIKNLGQRVYTPSKKHHFSMYLDGDYYSLYLKKSTYKIENPLSDLDAQLLFDTVLKPILGIKNLKNSNKIEYKPAINLDNKLKSEVDSGKFKVSFGLFPASVNQLKTIADANLKMPPKSTYIEPKLRSALTLYEF
- a CDS encoding D-2-hydroxyacid dehydrogenase, which translates into the protein MKVLANDGIAQSGVTALENAGFEVILTTVAQNQLVDYINKNEITVLLVRSATKVRTDIIDGCPSLKIIGRGGVGMDNIDVEYAREKGLKVINTPAASSHSVAELVFGHLYGMARFLNNANRDMPLEGDSNFKGLKKAYAKGVELKGKTLGVLGIGRIGQATAKVALGAGMKVVAFDPFMDSVNLELEFFDGQTVNFEIETISKEEVLKQADFITLHVPAQKEYVIGKPEFDLMKDGAILVNAARGGVVDEVALVEAINNGKVSKAALDVFENEPTPEIQLLMNPSLSLSPHIGAATAEAQDRIGSELADQIISILK